The nucleotide sequence GAGCATATCCCGGATCAACACCAACGCGGATCTCACCATTCTTCAGAATGGTCTCAATGGTAGATTTTGAAGCAAGATCAAAATCTGCAGCAATTGCCTGTCCTGCAAAAAGGCAGAAACACGCGACAGCAAGCAGGATTTTCTTCATAGAATTCATCTGCAGGCCTCCTCTGCGGGGTTAGGGTAAAATGGATGGATAGACTTTAACAAAAAAGTTAATACTTACCCTCAGTGAGAACTTCCTTGATTATCATCTTCTTTTTGCAGACCGGGCAGACCGGCATTTCTTCTTCCGGAAGATAAATAACGCGGGTAATCTTGTGTTTCGGGCAATGTACTTCCACGGCCTCGCGCCGATACCTGTTCTTCAGGGCTTCCATACGAGCCTCCGTGTCCTTTTTGTTGTGGATATACTCTGCTCATGAAAAAAACAAGAGAATATCCATTATTGTCAATTTTGAAATTTCTCTCTGCCTAGAAGCGGAGAGACAGGCACGTCAGTGCCCCATCCATTTTTCGAGTCTCAGACATGTTCAGCTCAACAATGTCTTTCCCAAGAGTTTCGAGCAGTGCACGAGTCTTTGGGAAGCCTGCGGGCATAATAAAAGTATCGTTAATAAGCAAGACATTCGAGGCATAATCCTCTGCCTTGTCGACTATCAGCAGCTCATAGCCTTCGAGTTCTGGGCACTGGGCAAAATCTTCTGTGACCAGCAGGGTTTTACCACCAACCCAGTTTACGCTACACTTGAAATGGAGGCCTTCGGGAACCGGAACAGCGGTCCATGTGTATCCGTACTTTTCCATGATAGCGCCGAGCTGGCTGGCACCCTCTTTGTTGGTCCGGTCAGAAAGGCCGATGAAGAAGTGCTTTCCTACCAGCAGCACATCGCCGCCTTCGAGTGTTCCCGGAGCTGTAATGTACTCAAGCTTGCGGTACTTTGAAAGTGCGTCGGTGATCTTTGCCGTCTCGGCATTACGGCTTGCTGCGCCGGGATTCGTAATTGCTGCGACTTCCGGAACCACGACAGCAACGTCTTCCACAAAATGAGCATCGGGAAATGCTTCTTCAGGGTCAAGAACGTCAACCGTCAGTCCTCGGTCTCGCAAAGCCTGAACATATGCTGCGTGCTGGGTGAGCATAAGCTCATACTCGGCAGCGCCAAGCTCTGATGCGGTGGTGATGCCCTTTGCGAAATCCTTGCATGGTGTCCGAACAATTGCCTGACTAAACATTGTACTTATCCTTTTTTGCGATAAAACTGAAAGGTTTCTTTTTTAGTAAAAAATGACCCTATTGTCAAAAAAAACAAGGTGTTTTCGCAAAAAATCCCATAAAAAATTACAATTTTGGATTACAAAAAGTTATGCTCACTCTTCGCTGTGCAA is from Desulfobaculum bizertense DSM 18034 and encodes:
- a CDS encoding dimethylarginine dimethylaminohydrolase family protein, with protein sequence MFSQAIVRTPCKDFAKGITTASELGAAEYELMLTQHAAYVQALRDRGLTVDVLDPEEAFPDAHFVEDVAVVVPEVAAITNPGAASRNAETAKITDALSKYRKLEYITAPGTLEGGDVLLVGKHFFIGLSDRTNKEGASQLGAIMEKYGYTWTAVPVPEGLHFKCSVNWVGGKTLLVTEDFAQCPELEGYELLIVDKAEDYASNVLLINDTFIMPAGFPKTRALLETLGKDIVELNMSETRKMDGALTCLSLRF